Proteins from a genomic interval of Cytophagia bacterium CHB2:
- a CDS encoding phosphoribosylaminoimidazolesuccinocarboxamide synthase — translation MSFSTKLSIVSQTDFSTLKLKARGKVRDIYDLGEHLLLVATDRLSAFDVILPQGIPHKGRVLTQISAFWFQQMSDIIPH, via the coding sequence ATGTCCTTTTCAACCAAACTTTCCATCGTATCGCAAACCGATTTTTCTACCCTGAAACTCAAAGCCCGCGGCAAAGTGCGCGACATTTACGATCTCGGCGAGCATTTGCTGTTGGTCGCGACCGATCGCCTCTCCGCTTTCGATGTGATTCTGCCGCAGGGTATTCCGCACAAAGGCCGCGTGCTCACGCAAATTTCGGCATTTTGGTTTCAGCAGATGTCCGATATCATTCCGCAT